One region of Girardinichthys multiradiatus isolate DD_20200921_A chromosome 1, DD_fGirMul_XY1, whole genome shotgun sequence genomic DNA includes:
- the LOC124872743 gene encoding uncharacterized protein LOC124872743 isoform X2 yields MEKLLYSIPKDKWDDFVAGSAAIQKIWLKEHLLLDSTDFFSALVLSKVQSLPVTRKDVKAIVGNQLPEALAKVLRSTEICDLEPIKMFNKLVIREVASKIQSSTNQDSMKKQSQVRRSMDKLFHAVDQVRVLGHQTAVDNGTKAKICKQENVPSTNAAPHTLRAPRRKAKGAPAIYNKYHGGKQWLKEGVPKLPTIPEATQMEEMLAEINHFGYNIQTYNECEQFPHLYQRSC; encoded by the exons ATGGAAAAACTGCTCTACAGTATCCCAAAAGACAAGTGGGACGACTTTGTTGCTGGTAGTGCTGCGATACAGAAAATATGGTTGAAGGAACATCTGCTTTTGGACAGTACCGATTTCTTTTCTGCTCTGGTTTTGTCCAAAGTCCAGAGCCTGCCTGTCACACGCAAGGATGTCAAAGCCATTGTGGGTAACCAACTACCAGAAGCTCTTGCGAAGGTCCTGAGAAGTACAGAGATTTGTGATTTAGAAcccattaaaatgtttaacaaattaGTTATCAGAGAAGTGGCAAGCAAGATCCAATCCTCCACCAATCAGGACAGTATGAAGAAACAGTCTCAGGTCAGAAGAAGCATGGATAAACTATTCCACGCGGTGGATCAAGTTAGGGTGCTGGGACATCAAACAGCTGTAGATAATGGCACAAAAGCAAAGATTTGTAAACAGGAGAATGTTCCGTCTACCAATGCTGCACCACACACTTTGAGGGCACCAAGAAGAAAAGCAAAGGGTGCACCTGCGATTTATAATAAATACCATGGAGGGAAACAATGGTTAAAAGAGGGAGTGCCCAAGTTACCAACCATCCCTGAAGCCACTCAGATGGAGGAAATGTTGGCTGAAATCAACCATTTTGGATACAACATCCAGACTTACAATGAG tGCGAACAGTTTCCACACCTGTATCAGAGGTCCTGTTAG
- the LOC124875366 gene encoding uncharacterized protein LOC124875366 encodes MEKLLYSIPKDKWDDFVAGSAAIQKIWLKEHLLLDSTDFFSALVLSKVQSLPVTRKDVKAIVGNQLPEALAKVLRSTEICDLEPIKMFNKLVIREVASKIQSSTNQDSMKKQSQVRRSMDKLFHAVDRVRVLGHQTAVDNGTKAKICKQENVPSTNAAPHTLRAPRRKAKGAPAIYNKYHGGKQWLKEGVPKLPTIPEATQMEEMLAEINHFGYNIQTYNEKS; translated from the exons ATGGAAAAACTGCTCTACAGTATCCCAAAAGACAAGTGGGACGACTTTGTTGCTGGTAGTGCTGCGATACAGAAAATATGGTTGAAGGAACATCTGCTTTTGGACAGTACCGATTTCTTTTCTGCTCTGGTTTTGTCCAAAGTCCAGAGCCTGCCTGTCACACGCAAGGATGTCAAAGCCATTGTGGGTAACCAACTACCAGAAGCTCTTGCGAAGGTCCTGAGAAGTACAGAGATTTGTGATTTAGAAcccattaaaatgtttaacaaattaGTTATCAGAGAAGTGGCAAGCAAGATCCAATCCTCCACCAATCAGGACAGTATGAAGAAACAGTCTCAGGTCAGAAGAAGCATGGATAAACTATTCCACGCGGTGGATCGAGTTAGGGTGCTGGGACATCAAACAGCTGTAGATAATGGCACAAAAGCAAAGATTTGTAAACAGGAGAATGTTCCGTCTACCAATGCTGCACCACACACTTTGAGGGCACCAAGAAGAAAAGCAAAGGGTGCACCTGCGATTTATAATAAATACCATGGAGGGAAACAATGGTTAAAAGAGGGAGTGCCCAAGTTACCAACCATCCCTGAAGCCACTCAGATGGAGGAAATGTTGGCTGAAATCAACCATTTTGGATACAACATCCAGACTTACAATGAG AAAAGCTGA
- the LOC124872743 gene encoding uncharacterized protein LOC124872743 isoform X1 yields the protein MEKLLYSIPKDKWDDFVAGSAAIQKIWLKEHLLLDSTDFFSALVLSKVQSLPVTRKDVKAIVGNQLPEALAKVLRSTEICDLEPIKMFNKLVIREVASKIQSSTNQDSMKKQSQVRRSMDKLFHAVDQVRVLGHQTAVDNGTKAKICKQENVPSTNAAPHTLRAPRRKAKGAPAIYNKYHGGKQWLKEGVPKLPTIPEATQMEEMLAEINHFGYNIQTYNEVWAKMTDQETTVQSQCEQFPHLYQRSC from the exons ATGGAAAAACTGCTCTACAGTATCCCAAAAGACAAGTGGGACGACTTTGTTGCTGGTAGTGCTGCGATACAGAAAATATGGTTGAAGGAACATCTGCTTTTGGACAGTACCGATTTCTTTTCTGCTCTGGTTTTGTCCAAAGTCCAGAGCCTGCCTGTCACACGCAAGGATGTCAAAGCCATTGTGGGTAACCAACTACCAGAAGCTCTTGCGAAGGTCCTGAGAAGTACAGAGATTTGTGATTTAGAAcccattaaaatgtttaacaaattaGTTATCAGAGAAGTGGCAAGCAAGATCCAATCCTCCACCAATCAGGACAGTATGAAGAAACAGTCTCAGGTCAGAAGAAGCATGGATAAACTATTCCACGCGGTGGATCAAGTTAGGGTGCTGGGACATCAAACAGCTGTAGATAATGGCACAAAAGCAAAGATTTGTAAACAGGAGAATGTTCCGTCTACCAATGCTGCACCACACACTTTGAGGGCACCAAGAAGAAAAGCAAAGGGTGCACCTGCGATTTATAATAAATACCATGGAGGGAAACAATGGTTAAAAGAGGGAGTGCCCAAGTTACCAACCATCCCTGAAGCCACTCAGATGGAGGAAATGTTGGCTGAAATCAACCATTTTGGATACAACATCCAGACTTACAATGAG GTGTGGgctaagatgacggaccaagaaactacggtacaaagtcag tGCGAACAGTTTCCACACCTGTATCAGAGGTCCTGTTAG